The nucleotide window GAACCAATAATAGCCTGTGTTGTTTCCTGTAGTGAAAGTATGTATACATGCATGGGCCAGTACAGAAACCTATATATACATACAGAGACTTTCattatgtcaaaaaaaaaaaaaagaaggacaGAGAACGAGCAAGGAAAATATAATGATAATAGCCATGTTTTCTAGGTGGAAGCAATTCATTACTGTAACAGTTTTGCTGTTACTCACTTGGTAGTTTCTTTTAGCTGATTTCGGAATGCTGTTTCTAAAAAATACAAGAATTCTTTTAAACATGTCCTGCTTACACCTGTTTTGAGGTGGATCATTTTGATAGCTAGGGAGAAAGGATTTTCTGACATCAAAAGCATTTGTCACAGGGCAATGTAGGTGTGTTGCTGTTTCTCTGACACATCTCAGTAAATCTGAATGTTTTACTATGCTGAGAGATGGTGCTTTGCGCCCTCTGCACACATGCTGCAGAGGCAAGGAAGGCCAGGCAAAGGAAGATATTTGGTACCCTAGAGCTTCACTGACCTTACTTCACATGCTTAGATTAGTCTGCAGATGACCTAGAGCTCTCTGTATCCATCTCTCTGTATCAACCACAGGAACAGTGTCTGGAGAATAACCACTGCCTTGCCTGATACCTTGAAGGCAGGTGCATATAGCTGGTATCATGGGCATGACACCAGTTTTGGGTATGTTACTCATCCTGTCACCAGTGGCTGTGGAGCCTTTCAGGCTCCTCTGTCCTGCAACCCTTGAAGAGAGGGTGAGATATAAAACCCACTGTATGTTTTGATGCCCACCCACACCTGGCAATGCTACCTtggcaggaggagaaaagcaaTTAATTGCTTCTGTGAACATGCCAATGATGCAAAGGCTGGAGAGCAGAAAGCAAATGAAGCAATACATATTTCCCTCAGAGAGTTGTAtcaaaagattaatttttggtttttaatatcTGGGCAGTATAAATTAAAAGCAGGCTATCCATCAATGAATTTATGGTATCTGAAATTCCTCTGAGCCCTAGGAAAACATATAGCTCTGCCCTTTGGTCTTCTTTTCGCTCACTTTTTGAGGCAGCATAATTTGCAGTGACCTTTTCTGAAGCTGTTGCTACACTTCCTGCTTTGCTGGAAACCACCTTTTTAGCCATGCATGATGTGACTCCACATACATTGGCATATAGATTTCATGCTTTGTCATTTAAGCCTGCAAAATAATCCTGTGCTGTAGGCAGCTGTACCATTGCAGGATGCTATTGGTTttgctgggcagtgctgaggggTGGTTTTTGAAGGCTGGTTGGCTCTTGTTGCATCACAGATAAATGCATGGAATCAGTGAAGGAGGGTCAtcttttataattattattggGCCTCTTACTTGTACAGAGGAATGATCATGCAATTTTATAAAAGGATTTTCGGACTTACTCCACATGTATGTATTAAAGCCTACCTCTCTACCAATATATCTAAAGCCTTATTCCAATTTAAACATTTACTGAGTTCTTAAATATGGGGTTTGCCACATATAAAATAGGAAAAGTATATCTTCTCATAAAATTACAAGCCCTTCTAGAGCCAGAATTTTCCTTCATCTGTAACTATTTCAAGATTTCAGCTCCAAAATGTGAGAATGGCAGAAGAACATATGACACAATAATATACATGTTTTCTTAATATATTATGAATtatgatatatttttatttttacataattattttcatgcatACTAATTAGAAGTGTGCCAGGCAGTTCAAAACACTCCTTGAATTACTCAAGAACTGCTGTCTGAAGACTGTGCAGCAAATTTACCCTTGAAATATGgtgaaatcaaataattttctcttccttccctttccctccttccctcctcccttcctccctccctccttctttctttccatctctcatgtgatgaagacctttttttcttcattgtttaAGGAAATAAGCTGAAGTGtcaattatttttctacttgAAGAACTTATATGCTATGTTATGTTTTTTTCAAGTAATGTTTACTATTGAAGTAAATAACAAGTCCAAATCCCTCCAAAGtcaatgtaatatttttttcgatttctcctccttcactgatttaaaattattaactgAAAGATCTGGTTTCCTGAAGCCACCTGCAGCataataagaaattatttcatttatgtCCCAAAAAGTTTAAACTGCAGAATGCATATTCTTATAGTAAAATGACTAGAAACTGTTCTTTGTGTTGacaaaaaaaaggattttgatggaaatgagaaaaaaagtatGGAGAAAATGTTGGCAAGTTGGCCAAAATAAAAAGTCGGCATATTTTTTCAACCAGATTAATAATCACAAacttttaaatctaaatttcAAGATGTTTCAATTGGACTCTGAAAACTGTTTTGAAATGCCACTTCAGTCCACATCTTGGAAACTTTCCACATCTTGGAAATTGGTCTTTGGAGGTTCTTGCTGCTTTGCTCACGTAACAGACTGGTGTCTCTGGCCAGGTGTCATGCCCCAAGTGGCTGCTGGGACAAGGCAATGTATTTGGGAATTTACTGGTCACAAGTGGCATTAAGAATCTGGCCCATGTGCCAGAGCTGAGTAGCCTCAGACCAGTAGTACAAGACATTTCGGCCTTAACTTCCAGTCAGGTATTAGTGCAATACTtcaggagaattttttttcctttcagtcaaGGGCTGAATCACTAACTTTGGTTAGGCCAAAAGCCTGAAGCCTTCCAGTTTTCAAAGGCTTTGCTTGTTGACTAGACTTTAAATTTTACACAGAATGCAGctttcttttcaatttaaaataagaagaGGTGGAGCCTTTTCACCACATCTGACCAAATGTACAACCAGTGTGCTTGATGACAGCTGAGAAGCAAATTCTATAGCCTTATTGTATATTACATTTATCCCAACCAACTTGACCCCTGACTATATTCTTTCTACTTCGTTCTTGTTTTTTGCCCTTTCTTTTGTCCACCTCAAGAGTTTTTCTGAGCACCTTGAGAGCCTCTCTGAGTGACAGCCATAGAAAAGCCACTGTGCAAGAAAAGGATTCTTTCCATGAGTGGATCCCACATTTTCCAGTCCTTTAGAACACCACTACCACCAAAAATAATAGATGCATCAAAAGATATGCTGCTGTGAGGCTTAGGATGAGAAAACACCAGTGCTTACCAGAACAAGAGTAATATTCTGCATACAGTTCTCTGAAAGGTTATAAAATTATATCATTTGATCACTTGTATCTTTTGATACACGCAGAAGTGGTACTGTTGTCATGTATGATGAGATATGACTAGAGGCCCTGCAGCCTTTCAGTTCCTTTTTTCCCGGTCATCTGCACAGCTAATATCAGATGACAACGCTGAGATCCACCAATTCTTTTCTAATGCCCCGCTCAAAACTAGAGCCGGCACGTGACGTTACGCATTCTATTTCCCTCCTGTGCCCTTGCTTGCTTCTTCTATCATGCTTCCACTCAGATGCAAATACAGATGCCATTATTTGCCTTTCATGCATATTTCTATACAATAACAGTGGTATAcagtcttttctttttacagGAAGAATTCAGAACACTACCCTCATTTGTGAGAGATAATTTTCTGTGTCTCTGAGAAAGGTATTTGCAGGGCCCTTGACtgtggaatgaaaaaaaaaaaaactaaagcaGATcagtagaaattattttcttaatggtAAAATCTGAATTATACATTAAAGCACCATTTATTCAATCaattttattattctgtttaAAAAGGCAGTCACTTTTATGTGTTTCATATGCTTGCAAAGGTTTATTAGCCTGAGTAAAACGTCATTATTATTCaattgaataatttaattttaaattattggcATTGCACTTCATATTATAACTGCTTTTGCAGATGCATTTGATTATGTCCAAATTTGCCTTTTAATCCTCTGTCTGGAGATCATTTTCTTGAATCGTTCAGTGTTTCTCACCCTTGTAGTGGTATCCTAATGAACACACAGAGCCCAGCCTCATATCTTCCATGTAAATTACTGTGCATACCTCTTCTAGTCAGATCATATCAGAGGCTATCCGGTGTCATATAATCCTGGGTACTGACATGTGGAAAATCTTTTCAGGTGATTAATGCCATAGGCATCTAATTTTCCTGCAAAGCAATATTGCAGTGTTTACGTGCATGCCAGACTTAGGGATATGAAATGGGCATTTAGAAAAGTTAATAATCTGGCCCTAATCCCCTCGCAGAATTATCTCTTggtatttctaaaaataattgcagCTTTATTGCTTGTTGCTAATGGAATCACATATTAATTTATTACATGCATTGTTCATTAAAAACTTGGAATTTTGCATGggtgaaataaatatatgtaaagcTACACATAAAATACCTTTGCATTTGAAACATGTACTAAGTTataaaaattcacaaaataattgttttattgctttgttttcttaatgcTTGAGCAAAAATATCCTTCAAAATTGTTTCATGTTTGCTAGAGACATAAGATTTGTCCTTGACTGCACACTCGGAGACTTTGATTTCTGGGCCTAACACTTAAATTCTCAATTAAGATAAAAAATCATAACAAAACAAGCCACCACAATAAAATATCAGGGCAGGCAGACCCAGGGTAGGTCTGTGAGCACCGATTCCTCACTGCTGGCATTCAATATCACACCGATAATGTCAGTGTGACCAAAGGTGCTGTGTTTACTCACATGTACCTATGAATTACAAAATTGTCTGCTGTTATCAGGCTGCTTCTAGCTCTGCTGAGGAGTTTTTCCCTCAGCCTGGCATTGTCCATTAACTTCACTAGAAGCAGGATCAGCCTTTCGCAGCCtttcataattttgaaaaaaataagttttagaaaataatatattcctGAGATTTGACATAGGAAGCACTTTGAAAAGGACTTTGAATACTCATACTTAGCTCAAGAATTACAATTTCATTCCTCTCTTACACTGCCATTACAAGCATTTATCTCAACTGATTTCAACAGAGCTACTTCTGTTTTATGCTGGTGTGAgggaacaaaaaaccccatgttgCATAAATTGTTAACAGCTCTTTCATACTGCCTCTTTATTACCAGATAAAACTTTGATGAAGGACATTCACAGAAGATCAATATGAGAAACCACATAAGACCTGACTTTTATACTATTGGCTGATACTGAAAATCCCAGAAATAACTATTTGTTTTTGAAGCTCTTACTTAAGGTGATGACTGGGTtgatgctgcttttcctgaaagaaatatttcGCATTTAGGAGATGTGCTGCCTCTTGAGTAAAGTTACTTCATAGCTTAGATTGAGAGATACGGGAAAGGAAAGCAGTTGTACATCTAGCAATGAGCAACTCCATCCTTTGTGTGAGGGAAGAAGCCACAgtcatttctctgctttgtgcagatgctgctcccagctgatgTGAAGCACTGCTGTCAGCATCCTAGGAGGCTCCATGTGAAGGGCTGCTTGTCTCACCAGGGGAAGTAGGAGCTCTGGGGATGTTTGGGATCTATTTCCAAAGAACTGGCAAATTGCCTCATCACTGGCAATCTCTACCTGTAATTTATACAGAccagagcacagctgtgggGTAAACAACAAGTGGTATTGAACTGACCAGTAATATATTGTCTGTGAGCTAATATAGCTCAGGATATATTCACTgccaaaagcaaacattttcctTGAGATTCACTTGGACAGCAGTGTTTGTTTATGTCGTGGTTTACCTGTGTATGAAGAAGTGAGCAGGAGTAGAAATGCAATTGCAATCACAGAGAGAAAGTCTAActtatattaatatttcttcAGCCTAATAGCTGTCAAATatacatttctgcatttctggcAGTCTGCTTTAATTTGTTTCTGTCAAATgaagagcaaatattttatctcgactgtgttgtatttttttttctataaaaaccCCCAAGTACCACAGCAGTCAAGGTTAGAGAGGTGGCTATTTTTAGAAAGTTTGCTCTTCCCACACTTAATCAAGACCATCATACTTTACTTGTTTTCCTCCAACTATTACTAAAGCCACCCATAGCCTTCAAAATCCGAGCATTATGAAGTGGAAATGCCTGTGCAGGAAAGCTCTCCGATGCAATTGAGTCTCAATGACAGCCTAATGCCAAGCTCAGTGGAAGCTCAGTTGCGCTCCTTTTTGTCCCTGAGGTAGTTGAAGAGGACATCCAGCCCCCCCTCGACGACCTCGGGCAGGGGCCGGGACAAGGGGTTGTGGGCGATGTGGAGGCCTTTGTCCATGGGGTTCCAGGCAATGCGGCGCAGGCGGCGCAGCAGGTACAGGTCATCGGGGAGGGTCTGTATGGCGTTGTAATCAGCGTTCAGCAACTCCAGAGTGCTGATGTAGCACAGGGACCGTGGCAGACTGCGTATGTTGTTATTTTCCACGATAAAGATTTGCAGATTGACCAGATACTGGATACTCTCTGCGATGTTTTCCAGCTTATTGGACCCTAGGTGCAAGAAGTCTAAGCTCCTCAGGGCAAAAATGCAGAGGGGAATTTGCACAAAGCGATTGTTACTGAGGTTCAGTTTCCTCAAACTTGTCAGGTCGGTGAAGCTCAAAGGCAGTTGTGAGATGCAGTTGTGTGAGAGGCTCAGAACCTCCAGCTTCCTGCAcaagctgagctctgctggcactTCTTTCAGGCAATTCATATTGACGAACAAGACCTTCAGGTTCCTCAGCAGCCCAATCTCCTTAGGTAGGCACTTGAGGCAGTTGCCACCCAAGTTCAGCACTACCAGTCTGTCCAGCTTCCCCAGCGAAGGAGGAATCACCACCAGCTGGTTGCGTGAAAGGTTCAGCTTCTGCACCTCATGCAGTCCCCACAAGAAGTCAGGTGTGCTGGTCATCCCTTTCATTATGAGGCTCAAGCTGACATAACGCAATCCCCGTTTCAGCAGTGACTTGGGCTCTCTCCCTGCCAGAAGGGCATCTTCCCATGCAGGCAGCTTCGGGCCTTTCCTAAGGAAAACCATGCTCCTTCGCTCCTTGTTCTTCGAGTGCTCAGTTCCCATAACACTCTGGTTCACTCCTGAGAGAACTGAGGTTTTATTCCGTTGCAATATGCAAATGCCAACAGAGGATGACAGCCTGCAGGAGGTGGGAAAGTCAAAGCAAGGAGACAGGGAGGAGCCTGTGAAATGCATCTCAGTCCACCGGAACAGTTTCCATAGCTGCTGAGGGAAAGTTTCACTTTTGAGGGCTTATGCTGATCTTGGTGCACAGTCTGTAATGAAACACTTGCTCCTGACTTGTGAGCAAACCTGTTCAATTCAAACTGAATGCCACAAGACAGCTGTCACTGTCATTTGGCCTGGGCTTTATTGGACAGACATGTATCTTCAGTGCAAAAAGGTCACAAGGATGCTGTATATAACTTCACCATGTCAGCTTTCTTGGCTATCTGGTACATACCATGACTGCAGGACAATTAGCAAGAGTggtttcaaaaaaaaacaaacaagcaagctaaagaaggaaacaagcaAAGAAGCCATCATTTCAGCTCAGATTTAAAGGATGTTTTCCTAATCACTTTTATTTTGGTTCCTGATTTCTCTGAAGTTGTTACCAGTCTACCAGAAAATTTAGCATGCTGCAAAAACACTGATAAAAACTTTTTATGTCAGTCCTTGTTTTCTGCTaagttaaacaaaaataatgttcACAAAAAGTTCTAGCTTTTATATGTCCTTTGCGGTGAGGATTGGcctctttctttccagaaagGGTGCCAAATTCACTGCAGCAGTGACATTTTGCCCAGTAGTATCTGTGTCCACTTGGATAATTTCTTGCTACTCACAGCACCAAGTGTGAGCAGTCATACCACATAGTTCTAACCAAATTACTCTGTTCTAAATGTC belongs to Vidua macroura isolate BioBank_ID:100142 chromosome 1, ASM2450914v1, whole genome shotgun sequence and includes:
- the LRRC30 gene encoding leucine-rich repeat-containing protein 30, whose protein sequence is MHFTGSSLSPCFDFPTSCRLSSSVGICILQRNKTSVLSGVNQSVMGTEHSKNKERRSMVFLRKGPKLPAWEDALLAGREPKSLLKRGLRYVSLSLIMKGMTSTPDFLWGLHEVQKLNLSRNQLVVIPPSLGKLDRLVVLNLGGNCLKCLPKEIGLLRNLKVLFVNMNCLKEVPAELSLCRKLEVLSLSHNCISQLPLSFTDLTSLRKLNLSNNRFVQIPLCIFALRSLDFLHLGSNKLENIAESIQYLVNLQIFIVENNNIRSLPRSLCYISTLELLNADYNAIQTLPDDLYLLRRLRRIAWNPMDKGLHIAHNPLSRPLPEVVEGGLDVLFNYLRDKKERN